DNA sequence from the Candidatus Kaistella beijingensis genome:
CGTTGATTACGGTTTTGTTTTTCGGTGGTTACAATTATCCCGGAATTGATTGGGTAACGCAGAATTGGGGTGAAAATGCGGCGGGAATTCTTTCCATCGTAGCATTCTTGACCAAAACTTTCTTCGGAATCTTTTGCTTTATGTGGATTAGATGGACTTTGCCGAGATTTAGATATGACCAATTAATGCATTTGGGTTGGAAAAAATTAATACCGTTTGCATTGGCGAATTTGATGGTTACAGGTGCGGTGATTTTGGCGTACAACCATTTTTTTCATCATTGATAAATGATGATTGATGAATGATCTGCTGACCGCTGATTGCAGAAAGCTGATTGCAAAAAATTCATCCATTAAAAAAAGAGAATTGTCTGTCTGGTTAGCCCCGATTGCAGCGGCATCCTTTTGCGGAACGAAGTGCAGCAAAAGATACAGCGAAAAGCGGGACAGAATTTGAAAAGAAGCAAAAACTTTCTTGCTTCTAATAAAATAAATTAAAAATATATTTCTGAAAATGAAATTAACGAATAGATCCAAAGTGGTCAGCAACAAAAAAATGTCGTTCGCGGAGAAATTATACATTCCTGCGGTGCTGCAAGGTATGGGAATTACCATGCGGCACGCTGCGAAAACGGTTTTTGGTGATGGCACTGCCACAATCCAATATCCTGAAGAAGTACGGCCGAGAGTGAAAATTTGGCGCGGCGAACATGTGCTGAAACGCGACGATGAGGGCAGAGAAAGATGTACTGCATGCGGACTTTGTGCCGTTGCCTGTCCTGCAGAAGCGATTACGATGACTTCGGCGGAACGTACGAAAGACGAAATGCATCTTTATCGCGAAGAAAAATATGCATCGGTTTACGAAATCAATATGTTGCGTTGTATTTTCTGTGGAATGTGTGAAGAGGCTTGTCCAAAATCGGCGATTTACTTGACCGACCGAATTGTAAATGTGGAAGAAAATCGCGGAAGTTTCATCTACGGAAAAGACAAACTTGTGGAGAAAATTAACGAGAGAATCGATATTTCGAGCAGACAGACGAAATTGCAGGAAGAATCTCTAGAAAAAAAATCGCTGAAATAAATGGAACAGGTATTATTTTTCTTTGTCGCATTTTGCGCTGTTGCAAGTGCTGTTTATTTTGTGTTTGCTAAAAATCCATTATACGCTATCTTGTCGCTGATTGTAACGATGTTTTCTATTGCGGGACTTTATATTTTATTGAACGCACAGTTTTTGGGAATCGTTCAAATCATCGTTTATGCAGGTGCAATTATGGTGTTGTTCCTTTATATTTTAATGATGTTGAATCTGAATAAAGCAGACGAAAGCAAGAAACAAAATCTGATGAAATTCATCGGGGTGTTTTCTGCGGGATTGCTTTTGATAGGAATTTTGGGCGCATTCAGAGGTTTGAAATTCAACACTTTTGCGGGCAATTCAGATGCAGGAGTTGGTTTGACGAAAAATCTCGGACGATTATTGTTTAACGAATATGTTTTGCCATTCGAACTTGCATCGCTGCTTATTTTGGCGGGAATTGTGAGTGCGGTTTTAATCGGTAAAAAAGATTTATAGAATTATGGGAGAAATGAATTCATTTATACAGACCGTTCCGTTGGAATACTTCATCATGTTGTGTTCGGTGCTGTTCTGTCTTGGTGTTCTCGGAGTTTTGGTGAGAAAAAACGCCATCATCATTTTGGGTTGTGTGGAGTTGATGCTGAATTCTGTAAACCTTTTGTTGGCAGCATTTTCAAGCTATAAAGGCGACGGAAACGGGCAGATTTTAGTGTTCTTCATCATGGTGGTTGCAGCGGCAGAAGTTGCGGTTGGTTTAGCGATTATCGCGATGTTGTACCGAAACACAAAATCAGTGGACATCAGTATATTTAATAAATTAAGAGGATAAATAAAGGATGGAAAATTTAGTTTACGCAATTATACTTTTGCCATTAATAGGATTTCTGTTCAACGGACTTTTCGGGAAAAAACTTCCGAAAATGGTGGTGGGAACTGTTGCAACACTGGTGGTTTTTGCCTCTTTCTGTATTGCAGTGAGTTTATTTTTAAAGACAGATTCCACCACGCCGCCTACAATTGTACGTGCTTTTGAATGGTTTCGGGTGAATGGAATTCAGGTGAATTTCGGTTTCCAAATCGACCAATTGTCATTGATGATGATAATGATTATTACAGGAATCGGTTCGTTAATCCACCTCTACTCGATTGGTTACATGAGCCACGACAAAGGTTTCTACAAATTTTTTACATACTTGAATCTTTTCATTTTTTCGATGCTTTTATTGGTAATGGGAAGCAATTATCTAATTCTTTTCATTGGTTGGGAAGGTGTTGGTTTGTGTTCTTATCTACTCATCGGATTTTGGTATGAAAATAAAGAATACGGTGCTGCTGCAAGAAAAGCGTTCATCATGAACAGAATCGGTGACCTTGGAATGATTATCGGGATTCTGATGATTGCTTATCAAACGAATGCCGTAGATTTTCTATCTGTAGCACAAAATTCAGGAAAATTTGAATTGGATTCCAACATCATTATTTTCATCACAGCGAGTTTATTTATTGGAGCAGTCGGAAAATCGGCGCAAATTCCATTATTCACTTGGCTTCCTGATGCAATGGCAGGTCCAACTCCTGTTTCTGCATTAATCCACGCTGCAACCATGGTTACTGCAGGGATTTATTTGGTGGTTCGGTCCAATTTCTTGTTCTCTTTAGCACCAACAACCATGGACGGAATTCTTTTCGTGGGATTGTTAACCGCGTTAGTCGCAGCATTTATTGGTTTAAGACAAAACGACATTAAAAAAGTTCTCGCCTACTCTACAGTTTCTCAATTGGGCTTCATGTTCGTTGCAGTGGGAGTTGGTGCCTATACAACGGCGATGTTTCACTTGATGACACACGCTTTTTTCAAGGCACTTCTTTTCTTGGGTTCAGGTTCCGTAATTCACGCCATGAGCGGAGAACAGGACATGAGATTCATGGGTGGCTTGAAGAAAAAAATTCCAATTACGCATATCACTTTTCTGATTGGAACTTTAGCGATTTCAGGTTTTCCTTTCCTTTCTGGAATGATTTCTAAAGACGAAATTTTAGCCAACACTTTTGGAAGAAGTCCGATTGTTTGGGGCGTTCTTTTCTTAGTGGCTACGTTAACTGCAATTTATATGTTCAGAATGTATTACCTGACTTTCCACGGTGAATTCAGAGGAACAGAAGAACAAAAGCACCACCTTCACGAAAGTCCGACCAATATGACTTTACCATTAATTGTTTTGGCTGTTCTTTCCGTAATCGGTGGTTTCATTAATCTTCCGCATTTTATTGGACATGGTCATTACGCGAAATTAGACCAGTGGTTGAAATCGATTTACGTTTACGATGTCGAGCTTCCTCAAGTGCCATTCGGAACAGAAATGATTTTATTAGGACTGACTGTTTTAATGTTCTTCGTGGTTTGGTTCGTGGTAAAAAATATCTACGTCAACAAAAAGAAAATGGCTTTGGAAGAGGCTCAATACACAGGTTGGGAAAGGCTTTCAAACAAAAAATTATTCTTAGACGAGATATACAACGCAACTTTCGTTAAAATGACAGAAGGTCTTGGTGTGGGTGGAAATATGTTCGATAAAGGTGTTCTGAATAAATTTGTAGATTTCATCGGATGGGGCGCAGAAGATTCAGGAAGAGCCGCAAAACGCCTTCAAAACGGGAATGTGGAGAATTACGTGCTCATCATGTCTTTGGCCATCGGAATTATTTTAATTGTTAACTTTTTATTACAATAGTAAATGTCGTATCTGTTATTAACATTACTACTTTTACCTCTTGCAGGTTCAGCATTGGTGTTCGCGTGGAAAAATCCCGCAAGTAAATATTTAGCATTGGGAATTGCGTTTGCAGAAATGTTTCTCACCTTTTTCATGCTTTCAAGTTTAGACTTCAAACCTACTGTTGATGGGGTTTTGCAGTACGAAATCAACTATCCTTGGTCTAATTTTATCAAAAGTAATCTGCATTTCGGGATTGACGGAATGAGCATGTTGATGCTTTTGCTAACCAATATTTTATCGGTTTTAATTATTCTTTCTTCGTTTAATGAAAAACCAAGTTATAGAAACACTTTCTACGGATTAATTTTATTGATGCAGTTCGGTTTAGTGGGAGTTTTCTCCGCTTTAGACGGATTATTATTCTACATTTTCTGGGAAGTAACTTTAATCCCGATTTGGCTCATTGCAGGAATTTGGGGACAGGAAAACAAAAAAATTCAGTTTACAACGAGATTCTTTGTTTACACTTTCGTAGGTTCATTGTTCATGTTGATTGGATTGATTTACGTTTACACGCATTCCGCTTCATTTGCATTGACTGATTTGTACAACGCAGATTTAAACGCATCTGAACAAACCGTGATATTTTGGTTCATCTTCTTTGCATTTGCAGTGAAATTGCCAATTTTCCCGTTCCATTCTTGGCAACCCGATACTTATACCTATTCACCAACTCAAGGTTCAATGCTACTTTCGGGAATCATGTTGAAAATGGCAGTTTACGGATTGTTGAGATATTTATTGCCGATTACACCCGACCCAATTTTGGGAATTTCAGGACAAATTGTAATGGCTATGGCGATTTACGGAATTGTTCACGGTGCTTTGATTGCGATTATTCAAAACGATTCAAAACGATTGATTGCTTATTCATCGCTTTCTCACGTTGGATTAATGGTGGCAGGAATTATGGCTTCAGCAATTTTAACGATGAAGGGGAGTTTGATGATTGAAGGCGGTGAAGGTGCTTTAGTTCAGGCTTTTGCACACGGAATCAATGTGGTTGGTTTATTTTACTGTGCCGATATTTTGTATAAAAGATTCAAAACGAGAGACATCCGACAAATGGGAGGTTTGGCAAAAGTGGCCCCGAAATTCGCCGTTTTATTCATGGTGATTCTGTTGGGTTCCGTTGCGCTTCCTTTAACAAACGGTTTTGTTGGAGAATTCATCTTGATTAAATCCATTTTTGATTACAATGTTTTGGCGGCGGTTGTTGCAGGATTAACGATGATTTTCTCAGCTGTTTATCTTTTCAGATTTTACGGAAAAGCAATGTTCGGAAAAGGTGACGAAAGAGTTTTGGCATCTGTTGGAGATTTAACCGATGTGGAATTTTCTGTCATGGCGAGTTTGGTGGTTTTTGTCATCTTGCTCGGAATTTTCCCGCAACCGATTATCGAAATGGTGCAAAGTTCATTGAAGTTTATTTTCACTTCAATGGTTAAATAGAAATTAAGAAATTAAAATAGTAAGAAATTAAGAGATTCAGCGTACCCAACTTTAAACTTGAAACCTGAAACTTTGAACAAAATAATAACTAAATGAGCGTTTTAATAATTATATTCCTTACCGCAGTGGTCGCCTTGTTTGCAGGTGTTTTTGAACAGGGAAAATTTTCAAGATACATTGGTATTTTGGGGCTTATTATCGCATTTTATGTGAGTTTCATGCCTGAACATGCTTTCTTCAACCAATACAAATCTATGTTTGAATTTGGTCAGAATGCCGCATTGTTCACGAAAATTTCGATTGTCATTACGCTACTCATTTTCTTTTTGGGTGGATTTGCATTCAGCAACCACAGAAGCCATCAGTCGGAATTGTATGCTTTGATGCTTTTTTCACTCTGTGGAAGTATCGTGATGTTTGGTTATCAAAATTTGGTGACGCTTTTCCTGGGAATTGAGATTCTTTCCATTCCGCTTTACGTTTTGGCGGGAAGTAATAAGACTGATTTACGTTCCAACGAAGCTTCCATTAAATATTTTTTGATGGGTGCATTTGCAACAGGATTTCTACTTTTCGGAATCGCTTTGGTTTACGGAAGTTCAGGTAGTTTCGACCTTTAT
Encoded proteins:
- a CDS encoding NuoI/complex I 23 kDa subunit family protein; its protein translation is MKLTNRSKVVSNKKMSFAEKLYIPAVLQGMGITMRHAAKTVFGDGTATIQYPEEVRPRVKIWRGEHVLKRDDEGRERCTACGLCAVACPAEAITMTSAERTKDEMHLYREEKYASVYEINMLRCIFCGMCEEACPKSAIYLTDRIVNVEENRGSFIYGKDKLVEKINERIDISSRQTKLQEESLEKKSLK
- a CDS encoding NADH-quinone oxidoreductase subunit J family protein, whose translation is MEQVLFFFVAFCAVASAVYFVFAKNPLYAILSLIVTMFSIAGLYILLNAQFLGIVQIIVYAGAIMVLFLYILMMLNLNKADESKKQNLMKFIGVFSAGLLLIGILGAFRGLKFNTFAGNSDAGVGLTKNLGRLLFNEYVLPFELASLLILAGIVSAVLIGKKDL
- the nuoK gene encoding NADH-quinone oxidoreductase subunit NuoK — encoded protein: MGEMNSFIQTVPLEYFIMLCSVLFCLGVLGVLVRKNAIIILGCVELMLNSVNLLLAAFSSYKGDGNGQILVFFIMVVAAAEVAVGLAIIAMLYRNTKSVDISIFNKLRG
- the nuoL gene encoding NADH-quinone oxidoreductase subunit L, which gives rise to MENLVYAIILLPLIGFLFNGLFGKKLPKMVVGTVATLVVFASFCIAVSLFLKTDSTTPPTIVRAFEWFRVNGIQVNFGFQIDQLSLMMIMIITGIGSLIHLYSIGYMSHDKGFYKFFTYLNLFIFSMLLLVMGSNYLILFIGWEGVGLCSYLLIGFWYENKEYGAAARKAFIMNRIGDLGMIIGILMIAYQTNAVDFLSVAQNSGKFELDSNIIIFITASLFIGAVGKSAQIPLFTWLPDAMAGPTPVSALIHAATMVTAGIYLVVRSNFLFSLAPTTMDGILFVGLLTALVAAFIGLRQNDIKKVLAYSTVSQLGFMFVAVGVGAYTTAMFHLMTHAFFKALLFLGSGSVIHAMSGEQDMRFMGGLKKKIPITHITFLIGTLAISGFPFLSGMISKDEILANTFGRSPIVWGVLFLVATLTAIYMFRMYYLTFHGEFRGTEEQKHHLHESPTNMTLPLIVLAVLSVIGGFINLPHFIGHGHYAKLDQWLKSIYVYDVELPQVPFGTEMILLGLTVLMFFVVWFVVKNIYVNKKKMALEEAQYTGWERLSNKKLFLDEIYNATFVKMTEGLGVGGNMFDKGVLNKFVDFIGWGAEDSGRAAKRLQNGNVENYVLIMSLAIGIILIVNFLLQ
- a CDS encoding complex I subunit 4 family protein, which encodes MSYLLLTLLLLPLAGSALVFAWKNPASKYLALGIAFAEMFLTFFMLSSLDFKPTVDGVLQYEINYPWSNFIKSNLHFGIDGMSMLMLLLTNILSVLIILSSFNEKPSYRNTFYGLILLMQFGLVGVFSALDGLLFYIFWEVTLIPIWLIAGIWGQENKKIQFTTRFFVYTFVGSLFMLIGLIYVYTHSASFALTDLYNADLNASEQTVIFWFIFFAFAVKLPIFPFHSWQPDTYTYSPTQGSMLLSGIMLKMAVYGLLRYLLPITPDPILGISGQIVMAMAIYGIVHGALIAIIQNDSKRLIAYSSLSHVGLMVAGIMASAILTMKGSLMIEGGEGALVQAFAHGINVVGLFYCADILYKRFKTRDIRQMGGLAKVAPKFAVLFMVILLGSVALPLTNGFVGEFILIKSIFDYNVLAAVVAGLTMIFSAVYLFRFYGKAMFGKGDERVLASVGDLTDVEFSVMASLVVFVILLGIFPQPIIEMVQSSLKFIFTSMVK